The Couchioplanes caeruleus nucleotide sequence CCTTCGACGAAGCCCGCGCTTTCCTCGGCGACCGCGCAACGCCCGCGCTCGTGGAAGCATGCGGAATTGCGATCGCCCTGGACCGGCACCACGCGGCAACCACAGCCGGCGAAGCGAGCACAGCGAGCGCGGCAGACACGCCACCCACAACGAGCGCGACCACCGCGGCAGGCGCGGCAAGCACGGCGAGCACAGCGGGCACAGCGGGCACAGCGGGCACAGCGGGCACAGCGAGCACAGCGAGCACAGCGGGCACGGCGGGCACGGCGGGCACGGCGAGCCTGGCGAGCACAGCGAGCGCGAGAACTATGGCAGGCACGAGGAGCGATGCCGATGGAGCGGGCGCGATCGGCGAGAGCGCCGCAGGAGAGCGTCCGACGAAACTTACGGATCGGCGCTGGACAGACGTGGGCGGTGAGCTGGCCGACGAGATCGCCTGGCTGAGCGCGGTCAGCGCTGCCCATCTTCGCGACGAGCCCAAGGCCTTCGCCGGTCTCCATTCCACTGCCCGAGTGAGCTAACGGCCATATCGCCCATAAGCGGTTCGAGCAGGCGCCGCACCACGCCGCCCGCGGACAAGGCAGCCAGACCACGCAGGCGCGCGGAGAGGGCAGGCGAGGCAGGCACGGAAAGGCAGGTCCACGGACCCAGGCAGGTGCACGGACGAAGGCAAGTACGCGGACAAGGCAGGCGCGCGGACAAGGCAGGCGCGCGGACAAGGCAAGTACGCGGACAAGGCAGGCGCGCAGACAGCGCAGGCACACGGACGACTCAACACCGGACGCCCAGGCGAGTGCCCATCGTGGACCACGGTGGTGGCGTGACGCCCCCGGGACCGCCCCGAGCCAGCGCTCGCCAAGGATCAGCCCGGCCACCGCCCGCACACGATCAACTCGGCCACCGCCCGCTAACGATGAACTCAGCCACCGCCCGCTCAGGATCAACTCGGCCGACGCGCGTCCGGGACCAACCCGGCCGACCCGCGTTCGCGACCAACCCGGCCGACACCCGTTCAGTCGTCCCCTTTGGCCCGGTCGCGTTCCAACTCCCAGACCTTGCGTACGAGCTCGCCGATCGTGTTCCTGCTGCTCGGGGACACATCCGCCGCCCGCAGCGCGATCTCCGTGACCTGGGCGTCTCTCAGCGTACGCAGCAGGGCCAGCTGATCGTCGATCTTCCGGGCTTCACCGTCGTCGAGGAAGTAGGCGACCGGTACGCCGAAGAACGTCGCCAGGCCCTTCAGGTGCTGGATCGTCGGGTTGTCGCGGCGGCCCGTACGGAGCTGCCAGATGTACGTGTGCGAGATCTGAATGCCCTGGTCGGCTCGGATGGCTTCGGCCACGGCCATGTAGCTGAACTCCCCCTGCCCGGGGGGCCGCACCTGTTTGAAGAGGCGGTCGAGCTTGTCGGCGATGGAGAACTCGCGGGGCATGCCTTTCCCCTCCTCGCCGGGACCACGTGCCGTGGTGCGACTTGTAGGCCCCTTTGCCGCTGTCGGGGCGGCCAGGCTCCGGTCCGCGGCCCGTCCAGGGCCACGAGCGCCGGCGGTTCGGTGCGGATCACACAACCGCCGAGCAAACGATCAGCGACCGAGCAACCACGCGACGAAGCCACAGGTAACCGGGCAAACCAGCAACGGGCGACCCCGCAACCGGCAACCCGGCAACCCGGCAGAGCTCACAACCGGCAACCGGGCGAACCGGCAACCAGAGAAACCCGCCAACCGAGCAGCGCAGCAACCACCAGCCAAAGCAGCCGAGCAGCTGCCAACCGAACAGCGGAACAACCGAGCAACAGCCAGCCAAGCAAGCTGCCAACCGAACAGCGAAAAACCGAGCAACAGCCAGCCAGCCGGCCGACAACCAACCAACCAACCCACGGACAAGCCAAGCAGCTCAGCTGCTCAGCACCCGAGCCACCCTCGCCGGGCAACCCCAGCACCGAACCAATCGCAGCAACCGAACGACCCGAGCACCCGGACGACCAACCAGCTCAACGGTCAGTCAACCGAGCGACGGACCAGCCGCATCCCACCTACCAGGCATGCGGATCGTACCTACGAAAGCGGCCGCTGCATCGACGTCCATGAGCAACCGTACGGCTGCACATCCCCCGATGCTGGACGTCGCGAACGACCGTAAACTCAGATTGATAACACTTCGGCCGAGCGTAAACCATGGACGTACGTCGCTCAACCCGCCGGTAGGATCGACGCCATGACGGACATCGTGGAGAGTGCTGAGGTATCGACGCTGCTCGACGAGTTGACGCGGATGGAGGGGCGCGAGGATCCGTACCCTCGATATCGCCGGTTGCGGGAGATTTCTCCGCTGGTCCGCGCCGACGACGGTGCGCTGGTTGTCACCCGGCATGCCGATTGCGTTGCGGTGACCCGCGATTCACGGCTGGGGCACATGCCCTCGCACATGATCGAGTTCGTCAGCCCGGGGTGGCAGGAGCACCCGGCGCTGCGGCAGCTGTTCACCAGCATTCTCACGATGAACCCGCCGGATCACACGCGCCTGCGCCGCCTGATCAGTTCGTCCTTCACCGCGCGGCGGGTGCAGGCGCTGCGGCCGCGGATCGCCGAGATGGTCGGTGACCTGCTCGTACGGATGAGCGGCGAGGTCGATTTCATCGAGGGGTTCGCGTTTCCGCTGCCCGTCAATGTCATCGGCGAGCTGCTGGGCGTTCCGGAGCCGGACCGCGCCCAGTTCCAGCACCTGGTCCGCGACTGGACGCAGGTGCTGGAGATCGTCACGCCGGAGGTGCTCGCCACGGCCGACCCGGCGGCCGCGACGATTCGCGAGTATCTGAGCGGGCTGGCCGCCGAGCGGCGTCGCAAGCCGGCCGACGATCTGATCAGCGCGCTGGTCGCGGCCGAGGAGGACGGCGACAAGCTCACCGACGACGAGCTGCTCACGATGGCCGGGCTGCTCTTCGCCGCCGGGTTCGAGACCACGACGAACCTGCTCGGCAACGGTCTGGTCGCGCTGCTGCGCAACCCCGATCAGCTCGCGCTGCTGCGCAAGGACGCCGGGCTTGCGGCCACCGCGGTCGAGGAGCTTCTCCGGTACGACAGCCCGGTGCAACTGCTCAGCCGGGTGGCCTGGGACGACCTCGAGATCGCCGGCGTACGGGTCTCCGGCGGCGAGCGCCTCGTGGCGTACATCGGGGCGGGCAACCGCGATCCGGAACGGTTCCCGGACCCGGACCGGCTGGACCTGACCCGCTCCGACAACGCGCCGCTGTCGTTCGGCGGGGGCATCCACTACTGCGTGGGAGCGCCGCTGGCCCGGCTCGAGGCGCAGATCGCGTTGCCGGCGTTGGCCAACCACTTCCCGGAGCTGGCGTTCGCCGGCGAACCGGAGCGGCGGGACAGCCTGGCGATCCGCGGCTACACCCGGATTCCGATCAACGCCGCCTGACGAGCAGGCACGGCTTCACCAGCGTGAGACCTGGGGAGCGCTGCGGTCGAGGAGAACGGTGCAGGCCCGGGAAGGCCGAGCACCCGAGTCCGGCCGATCCGGAAAATAAGAGCGCCGCTGCGAATTCCACGGGGGAAGAACTCGCAACGGCGTCGAGGGAAAGAGTATCGACCGGCGCGGTTGTTGTCCATCCGTACCGGCGATCATCGTCGGGCGCCGAACTACCGATGCGGGGCCCGCCGGTCGGGGCTTGCCGACGCCCCGATCAGCACGATGTAAACCCTGGTCAGCGCGCCAGGTCGCCCTCGTTCGCACGACCGATGCGCGGGTCGGCAC carries:
- a CDS encoding cytochrome P450, which codes for MTDIVESAEVSTLLDELTRMEGREDPYPRYRRLREISPLVRADDGALVVTRHADCVAVTRDSRLGHMPSHMIEFVSPGWQEHPALRQLFTSILTMNPPDHTRLRRLISSSFTARRVQALRPRIAEMVGDLLVRMSGEVDFIEGFAFPLPVNVIGELLGVPEPDRAQFQHLVRDWTQVLEIVTPEVLATADPAAATIREYLSGLAAERRRKPADDLISALVAAEEDGDKLTDDELLTMAGLLFAAGFETTTNLLGNGLVALLRNPDQLALLRKDAGLAATAVEELLRYDSPVQLLSRVAWDDLEIAGVRVSGGERLVAYIGAGNRDPERFPDPDRLDLTRSDNAPLSFGGGIHYCVGAPLARLEAQIALPALANHFPELAFAGEPERRDSLAIRGYTRIPINAA
- a CDS encoding helix-turn-helix domain-containing protein; protein product: MPREFSIADKLDRLFKQVRPPGQGEFSYMAVAEAIRADQGIQISHTYIWQLRTGRRDNPTIQHLKGLATFFGVPVAYFLDDGEARKIDDQLALLRTLRDAQVTEIALRAADVSPSSRNTIGELVRKVWELERDRAKGDD